In one window of Chryseobacterium sp. JV274 DNA:
- a CDS encoding ABC transporter ATP-binding protein — translation MENRGKFTAERNELQNCETLIEFKNVYKSYGSNKVLNGISFTVKRGENLVILGKSGSGKSVTVKCLVGLTKVDKGEIFISGKDITKLDNEGLNLIRMKIGFLFQNGALYDSMTVRENLVFTLQHNNKMLNEQEIETAVKEALQNVGLEEAIDLLPAELSGGMRKRIGLARALIIKPEIIIYDEPTGGLDTITAREIIGLIRNIKLKYNTSSIIITHDLTCAKYTGDRVIVLKDGIIKAEGNYKDIENNADDWVKSFFEK, via the coding sequence ATGGAAAATAGAGGAAAATTTACAGCTGAGCGCAATGAATTACAAAACTGCGAAACATTGATAGAATTTAAAAATGTTTACAAATCATATGGCAGTAATAAGGTACTCAATGGTATCAGCTTTACCGTTAAAAGAGGAGAAAATCTGGTCATTTTAGGAAAATCAGGCTCGGGGAAGTCTGTTACTGTTAAATGTCTAGTAGGTCTCACCAAAGTTGATAAAGGAGAAATATTTATATCAGGAAAGGATATAACAAAATTGGATAATGAAGGGCTTAACCTGATCCGAATGAAAATTGGTTTTTTATTCCAAAATGGGGCCTTATATGATTCAATGACGGTCAGGGAGAATTTAGTTTTTACATTGCAGCACAATAATAAAATGCTTAATGAGCAGGAAATAGAAACAGCTGTTAAAGAAGCGTTACAAAATGTAGGACTGGAGGAAGCGATTGACCTATTACCGGCAGAACTCTCGGGAGGAATGAGAAAGAGGATCGGGCTGGCAAGAGCATTAATCATTAAACCGGAAATTATCATTTATGATGAGCCTACCGGAGGCCTAGATACTATCACAGCTCGTGAAATTATCGGGCTCATTCGAAATATCAAACTAAAATACAATACCTCATCCATTATCATAACACATGATTTAACCTGTGCAAAATATACCGGTGACAGGGTCATCGTCCTTAAAGACGGTATCATTAAAGCTGAAGGCAACTATAAAGACATAGAAAATAATGCCGATGATTGGGTAAAATCTTTTTTTGAGAAATAA
- a CDS encoding MlaE family ABC transporter permease, protein MKTYFKNYLSIAGNIALFSRRFFKEIFKPGFEFKEFIRQCFVVGYQSLPLVTITAFIMGLVLTIQSRPAMARFGAESMIPGMVSLSLIREIAPVITALICAGRVSSGIGAELGSMKVTEQIDAMEVSAINPYRYLVVTRTLATTLMIPILVLYADLIGIMGGFVGINMHSESNIEHYFSHVFQSLEYEDILPAIIKTFFFGFFIGIIGCYEGFNASGGTKSVGKAANSAVVSASLIIFIIDLIAVQITDLFFEL, encoded by the coding sequence GTGAAAACTTATTTTAAAAATTACCTTAGCATAGCAGGCAACATAGCTTTATTCTCCCGGCGATTTTTTAAAGAAATTTTCAAACCGGGATTTGAGTTTAAAGAGTTTATACGACAATGTTTTGTTGTTGGTTACCAGTCGTTGCCTTTAGTAACGATAACGGCTTTTATTATGGGATTAGTCCTTACCATACAGTCACGTCCGGCTATGGCAAGGTTCGGTGCAGAATCTATGATACCTGGTATGGTTTCACTGTCATTAATAAGGGAAATTGCACCAGTCATTACGGCTTTGATTTGTGCAGGAAGAGTTTCGTCAGGAATTGGAGCAGAACTGGGTTCTATGAAAGTCACAGAACAAATTGACGCCATGGAGGTTTCAGCGATCAATCCTTATCGGTATCTGGTGGTAACCAGAACTCTTGCTACAACATTAATGATTCCTATTTTAGTATTATATGCCGATCTGATTGGGATTATGGGCGGCTTTGTCGGCATCAATATGCATAGTGAAAGCAATATTGAACATTATTTCTCCCATGTATTTCAATCGCTAGAATATGAAGACATTTTACCAGCTATCATTAAGACGTTCTTTTTCGGATTTTTTATTGGAATTATTGGTTGTTATGAAGGATTTAATGCTTCGGGGGGAACTAAAAGTGTGGGAAAAGCGGCAAATTCAGCCGTAGTTTCAGCATCTTTGATCATTTTTATCATTGATCTTATTGCAGTACAGATAACCGACTTATTTTTTGAATTATAA
- a CDS encoding BON domain-containing protein translates to MKTNAELQKDVQDAIQWEPLLYSAEIGVVVNNGIVSLTGNVDSYAKKLQAEHAAKNVTGVRVLVEDIEVKLPDPRSKTDVEIASEIITAFNANSFIPQEKITVKVEDGWVDLDGEVSWEYLREITENAVKYLPGVKGIYNNITINPEIRDTVEKSDIERALDRSSIDNSEISVSVSGTTVILTGTVHTWHQKEEAGRIAWKTPGIQDVKNKLEVDYEYNL, encoded by the coding sequence ATGAAAACAAATGCAGAATTACAAAAAGATGTTCAGGATGCCATTCAATGGGAACCTTTGCTGTATTCAGCAGAAATTGGTGTTGTTGTAAATAACGGAATTGTTTCCCTTACAGGTAATGTAGACAGTTATGCAAAAAAGCTGCAGGCTGAGCATGCCGCAAAAAATGTTACAGGGGTAAGGGTTTTGGTAGAAGATATTGAAGTAAAATTACCGGACCCCCGCTCAAAAACCGATGTCGAAATCGCCAGTGAAATTATAACGGCATTTAATGCAAACTCATTTATTCCACAAGAAAAAATAACAGTAAAAGTAGAAGATGGATGGGTGGATCTGGATGGTGAAGTATCTTGGGAGTATTTAAGGGAAATTACAGAAAATGCCGTTAAGTATCTTCCCGGCGTTAAAGGTATTTACAATAATATCACCATTAACCCAGAAATCCGGGACACTGTTGAAAAGAGTGATATTGAGAGGGCACTTGACAGAAGTTCGATTGATAATAGTGAAATCAGTGTATCAGTATCTGGAACCACTGTCATATTAACGGGCACGGTACATACCTGGCATCAAAAGGAGGAAGCTGGTCGTATTGCATGGAAAACCCCTGGTATACAGGATGTAAAAAATAAGTTAGAGGTAGATTATGAGTATAATTTATAA
- a CDS encoding 1-phosphofructokinase family hexose kinase — MDKTILTITLNPSVDKSSSVQNIVPEKKLRCNSPIYEPGGGGVNVSRALKRLGVVSDIFFTSGGRTGRLLENLLKGEELNVFPFHITSETRENFIVLDLSTNKQYRFGFPGEELTLEQQKDILSILPTINPCPDFVVISGSLPTNTNPNFLRRLVNIYKAMGTKVIIDTSGEALKTAVEEGVFLLKPNIGELAFLVGKEKLEETDIDQAARLIISQGKAEIVVVSLGSQGAVLFSESEKIKIAAPVVEVKSTVGAGDSMVAGMVSVLVKGGNCKEALSMGIACGSATTMTQGTGLFTKENAKHLFYEIWK, encoded by the coding sequence ATGGACAAAACTATTTTAACAATAACACTGAACCCATCAGTAGACAAAAGCAGCAGTGTTCAAAACATCGTTCCTGAAAAGAAGTTGCGTTGTAATTCCCCTATATATGAACCGGGAGGAGGCGGAGTTAATGTATCCAGAGCCTTAAAAAGATTAGGAGTAGTCTCAGATATTTTTTTTACTTCAGGGGGAAGGACCGGCAGACTGCTTGAAAACTTGCTTAAGGGCGAGGAGCTGAATGTATTCCCTTTTCATATTACTTCAGAAACGCGGGAAAATTTCATTGTTTTGGATCTCTCTACCAACAAACAGTATCGATTTGGATTTCCCGGAGAAGAGCTGACGCTGGAACAGCAAAAAGATATTCTAAGCATTTTGCCTACCATAAATCCCTGTCCGGATTTTGTCGTCATCAGTGGTAGTCTACCAACAAACACAAATCCGAATTTTCTAAGAAGACTTGTTAATATCTATAAGGCAATGGGAACTAAGGTAATTATCGATACTTCAGGAGAAGCTCTGAAAACAGCGGTAGAAGAAGGGGTATTTTTATTAAAACCTAATATTGGAGAACTTGCCTTTTTAGTGGGAAAAGAAAAACTGGAAGAAACTGATATAGATCAAGCTGCCCGGCTTATTATTTCACAGGGTAAAGCTGAGATTGTGGTAGTATCGTTGGGCTCTCAGGGAGCTGTCTTATTTTCAGAAAGTGAAAAAATTAAGATTGCGGCACCGGTTGTCGAAGTGAAAAGCACTGTTGGTGCCGGAGATAGCATGGTTGCAGGAATGGTTTCAGTTTTGGTAAAAGGGGGTAATTGTAAAGAAGCCCTTTCCATGGGAATTGCTTGTGGATCTGCCACTACAATGACCCAAGGAACAGGACTTTTTACTAAGGAAAATGCAAAGCATTTATTTTATGAAATATGGAAATAA
- a CDS encoding Dps family protein, translating into MKIQIGIANNHRQAIADQLIKILADENILYTKTKNAHWNVEGADCYGKHVFFETQYKQLDDIINSIAERIRSLGHVVPATLQSYLRLTHFTEQIEERHNGQAFITELLQDHESLILILCEYIMSCKDDLHDIATEHFITRLLEIHQKMAWLLRSHIIE; encoded by the coding sequence ATGAAAATACAGATAGGAATAGCAAACAATCATCGTCAGGCAATCGCTGATCAACTTATAAAAATATTGGCAGATGAAAACATTTTGTATACAAAAACTAAAAATGCCCATTGGAATGTTGAAGGAGCTGATTGTTATGGCAAACATGTTTTTTTTGAAACTCAATACAAACAATTGGATGATATCATAAACAGCATCGCAGAAAGAATACGTTCCCTCGGTCATGTTGTACCGGCAACGCTACAATCGTATTTAAGATTAACTCATTTTACTGAGCAGATTGAGGAAAGGCATAACGGCCAGGCCTTTATTACAGAATTGTTACAAGATCATGAGAGTCTAATTCTAATACTTTGTGAGTATATCATGAGTTGTAAGGATGACTTACACGATATAGCAACAGAGCATTTTATAACGCGCCTATTAGAAATACATCAGAAAATGGCTTGGCTTTTACGTTCACATATAATAGAATAA
- a CDS encoding SDR family NAD(P)-dependent oxidoreductase, translating to MKRLEDKVTIITGGSGSIGKITAKIFLEEGAKVMLVDLSENSLKDAVQELNSEHIKYCVADVSNSAEVEHYVAETIKLFGKIDVFFNNAGIEGIVKPIEYYPEDIFDKIISVNVKGVWLGNKYVLPQMNDGGSIIITSSVAGILGFAGLSAYVTSKHAVVGIMRTTALEASSRKIRVNTIHPSPVNNRMMRSIEESSSAGHGDEIRKQFEAAIPLGRYAEPIEIAKLVLFLASEDSKFITGTTQIIDGGMSAE from the coding sequence ATGAAAAGGTTAGAAGATAAAGTTACCATCATAACCGGTGGTTCTGGAAGCATAGGAAAAATTACAGCTAAAATATTTTTAGAAGAGGGAGCAAAAGTAATGCTGGTAGATCTTTCTGAAAATTCTCTAAAAGATGCTGTTCAAGAACTCAACAGTGAGCATATAAAATATTGTGTTGCAGATGTCTCAAATTCAGCTGAAGTTGAACACTATGTTGCTGAGACCATAAAATTATTTGGAAAAATAGATGTGTTTTTCAACAATGCAGGGATTGAAGGGATTGTAAAGCCAATTGAGTATTATCCTGAGGATATTTTTGATAAAATCATATCCGTCAATGTCAAAGGTGTATGGCTGGGTAATAAATATGTTTTGCCCCAGATGAACGATGGTGGAAGCATCATTATAACTTCATCTGTGGCTGGAATATTGGGGTTTGCAGGATTAAGCGCCTATGTAACAAGCAAACATGCTGTAGTTGGCATTATGAGAACTACGGCCCTTGAAGCATCTTCGCGAAAAATCAGAGTAAATACAATTCATCCTTCTCCTGTAAATAACAGGATGATGCGTTCTATAGAAGAGAGCTCTTCTGCTGGACACGGTGATGAAATCAGAAAACAATTTGAGGCAGCGATACCGCTGGGACGATATGCGGAACCTATTGAAATTGCAAAACTGGTTTTATTTCTTGCAAGCGAAGACAGCAAGTTCATTACAGGGACAACTCAGATTATTGACGGCGGAATGTCCGCTGAATAG
- a CDS encoding BON domain-containing protein, with translation MKTNAKLQRDVQNAIKWEPLLHAAEIGVIAKDGVISLTGVVDNYAKKAEAENAAKKVAGVKALVENIEVKFPSSLKKADAEIAKEVLDALRSNYSIPDDKIMVKVEDGWVTLEGELPWHYQKEEVASVVKYLTGVKGLINKITIKSELDDAIQKKDIQDALKRSSIYDNDIKVSVLGTTVTLTGTANSLYQKEEAGRIAWKTPGIWNVKNELEVNYEYDFY, from the coding sequence ATGAAAACAAATGCAAAATTACAAAGAGATGTTCAAAATGCCATTAAATGGGAACCATTACTGCATGCAGCAGAAATTGGAGTTATTGCAAAAGACGGTGTGATTTCCCTTACCGGCGTAGTTGACAACTATGCAAAAAAAGCTGAGGCCGAAAATGCTGCTAAAAAAGTTGCTGGTGTTAAGGCTTTAGTTGAAAATATTGAAGTAAAATTTCCAAGCTCATTGAAAAAGGCAGATGCTGAAATAGCCAAGGAAGTACTGGATGCATTACGATCTAATTATTCTATTCCTGATGATAAAATAATGGTAAAAGTGGAAGATGGATGGGTAACCTTAGAAGGGGAATTACCATGGCATTACCAAAAGGAAGAGGTGGCCAGCGTGGTAAAATATCTTACCGGTGTAAAGGGCTTGATCAATAAGATTACAATTAAATCAGAATTAGACGATGCAATACAAAAAAAAGACATTCAAGATGCCCTGAAAAGAAGCTCAATTTATGATAATGATATTAAAGTATCCGTTTTGGGAACAACAGTAACTTTAACGGGAACTGCAAATTCATTGTATCAGAAAGAAGAAGCCGGCCGTATTGCCTGGAAAACTCCGGGTATATGGAATGTAAAAAATGAACTGGAAGTTAATTATGAATATGATTTTTATTAA